A single Halarcobacter anaerophilus DNA region contains:
- a CDS encoding N-acetylmuramoyl-L-alanine amidase family protein, producing MSETYNDARIGYLKAVLNNDRNSEIKNLKILISTGKKLNKDIRKYQKELKKYNGSINSVKKIEPLKISQNKRKENTKTISKPKIKNLPSNSNYTIKSVEDRNNMIIIDFKTKITKDYVKFYEKREKDAYQDVYDIKGNFKDAYPTKLSIKGVNQIVIKQIDKSTLRILFEDKTNLKTIYFINNNRLVLKVLGKDNVIAKSSAKISKSPKVYKPGLNRVVVLDAGHGGKDSGAVGSGKKMYEKYAVFSVTKYLEAILKQRGYKVYLTRNNDRFIKVRHRTVLANKKKADIFISIHANAAPKSKVSKLQGVETFFLSPARSSRAKRVAALENKSDIRKMSGSSKKAFLESLNRPRITASHKLSIDIQRNMLYSTRKLHKDVEDGGVREGPFWVLVGAQMPSVLIEIGYITHKKEGRRIFNRRYQEYLAIGIANGVDSYFAKNP from the coding sequence TTGTCTGAAACATATAATGATGCTAGAATAGGCTATCTAAAAGCAGTTTTAAATAATGACAGAAACAGTGAAATAAAAAATCTGAAAATATTAATTTCTACAGGTAAAAAATTAAATAAAGATATAAGAAAATATCAAAAAGAACTCAAAAAATATAATGGTTCAATTAACAGTGTAAAAAAGATAGAACCCTTAAAAATAAGTCAAAATAAAAGAAAAGAAAACACAAAAACTATTTCAAAACCGAAAATAAAAAATCTTCCTTCAAACAGTAACTATACCATTAAATCCGTAGAAGATAGAAATAATATGATTATTATTGACTTCAAAACAAAAATCACAAAAGATTATGTAAAGTTTTATGAAAAAAGAGAAAAAGACGCATATCAAGATGTATATGATATAAAAGGGAATTTTAAAGATGCCTATCCCACTAAACTCTCTATAAAAGGCGTAAATCAAATAGTAATAAAACAGATAGATAAAAGTACATTAAGAATACTTTTTGAAGATAAAACAAATTTAAAAACCATATATTTTATAAATAATAATCGTTTAGTATTAAAAGTTTTGGGAAAAGATAATGTAATAGCAAAAAGCAGTGCAAAAATTTCAAAATCACCCAAAGTTTATAAACCAGGACTTAACAGAGTCGTTGTTTTGGATGCAGGACATGGGGGAAAAGATTCAGGAGCAGTGGGAAGCGGTAAAAAAATGTATGAAAAATACGCGGTATTCAGTGTTACTAAATACCTAGAAGCAATACTTAAACAAAGAGGCTACAAAGTATATCTGACAAGAAACAACGATAGATTTATAAAAGTAAGACACCGTACGGTTTTAGCTAATAAGAAAAAAGCCGATATCTTTATCTCAATTCATGCAAATGCGGCACCTAAATCAAAAGTAAGTAAACTTCAAGGTGTAGAGACTTTCTTTTTAAGCCCTGCAAGAAGTTCAAGAGCAAAAAGGGTAGCAGCCTTGGAAAACAAATCAGATATAAGAAAAATGAGCGGTTCTTCTAAAAAAGCTTTCTTGGAATCACTTAACAGACCTAGAATTACAGCTTCTCATAAACTCTCAATAGATATTCAAAGAAATATGCTCTACAGCACTAGAAAATTACATAAAGATGTGGAAGACGGAGGAGTAAGAGAAGGACCTTTTTGGGTACTTGTAGGAGCTCAAATGCCTTCAGTTTTAATTGAAATCGGATATATAACCCATAAAAAAGAGGGAAGAAGAATCTTTAATAGAAGATATCAAGAGTATTTAGCAATAGGTATTGCTAACGGTGTTGACTCTTATTTTGCAAAAAATCCTTAA
- a CDS encoding nitronate monooxygenase produces the protein MKIGKYEIKYPIIQGGMGVGISWDRLAGTVSKEGGLGVISGVGTGYYKSDEFTIKTKKDKPVDVLNFYSKEALTTIIKNARKICGNLPLACNVLYASNDYGRIVKDACEAGINMIITGAGLPTNMPEFTKNFPDVALIPIVSSARALKLICKKWKRYNKLPDAVIVEGPKSGGHQGFTYEQCFQEEYQLENIVPQVIEEAKNWGDFPIIAAGGIWDKKDIDKYMAMGCTGVQMATRFIGTYECDADANFKKVILDAKKEDIQLMKSPVGLPARGVRTNLQKSMEVGTAPKVACISNCVAPCNRGQEAKIVGYCIADRLGAAYKGDLDTGLFFTGANGYKIDKIISVHELMEKLTKGE, from the coding sequence TTGAAAATAGGAAAATATGAAATAAAATACCCTATCATACAAGGTGGTATGGGTGTTGGAATTAGTTGGGACAGATTAGCTGGGACTGTTAGTAAAGAGGGAGGACTAGGAGTTATTTCCGGAGTTGGAACCGGTTATTATAAAAGTGATGAATTTACTATTAAAACAAAAAAAGATAAACCGGTTGATGTACTTAACTTTTATTCAAAAGAGGCTTTAACAACAATAATAAAAAATGCAAGAAAAATATGCGGGAATTTACCTCTTGCATGTAACGTATTATATGCTTCAAATGACTACGGAAGAATAGTAAAAGATGCATGCGAAGCAGGTATTAATATGATTATAACAGGAGCCGGACTTCCAACTAATATGCCGGAATTTACAAAAAATTTTCCGGATGTTGCATTAATACCTATCGTATCAAGTGCAAGAGCTTTAAAACTTATTTGTAAAAAATGGAAAAGATATAATAAACTTCCCGATGCTGTTATAGTAGAAGGTCCAAAATCTGGAGGGCATCAAGGTTTTACCTATGAGCAGTGTTTCCAAGAAGAGTACCAATTAGAAAATATAGTTCCCCAAGTAATTGAAGAAGCTAAAAATTGGGGAGATTTCCCTATTATTGCAGCCGGTGGAATTTGGGATAAAAAAGATATTGATAAATATATGGCAATGGGTTGTACCGGAGTTCAAATGGCAACAAGATTTATAGGAACATATGAATGTGATGCCGATGCAAATTTCAAAAAAGTAATTCTTGATGCAAAAAAAGAAGATATCCAACTTATGAAATCACCTGTAGGTCTACCGGCAAGAGGTGTTAGAACAAATCTTCAAAAATCAATGGAAGTAGGTACTGCACCAAAAGTTGCTTGTATATCCAACTGTGTTGCTCCTTGTAACAGAGGACAAGAAGCAAAAATAGTCGGATATTGTATTGCAGATAGACTTGGTGCTGCATATAAAGGAGATTTAGACACAGGTCTATTCTTCACCGGAGCAAACGGTTATAAAATCGACAAAATTATTTCTGTACATGAATTAATGGAAAAACTGACAAAAGGGGAATAA